Part of the Pomacea canaliculata isolate SZHN2017 linkage group LG11, ASM307304v1, whole genome shotgun sequence genome is shown below.
TCAGCTACAAATCATGGCGACATCTACCTCTGGTTACAGCCAATCAGCGACCAGCTCCTGGCCTGCCAGCAGCCAATCAGCGACCAGCACCGGCCTTGACGTCAACTGCCAGGGACCTGAGACCGAAGGGCGTCAGGATCGCTACACTGAAGGGCGTCAGGATCGCTATGATTCGCAGTTCACGGAGAAAACTTTTTCCTCGGCAGACAAGGACGAAGACTCGTCTACAAGAAAACTTACGCCACCGGAAAAAGCGAGTTACAGTTCCTGTGACTCAATGGAAACCCAAGGGAGCACCACCAGCGTAGTGTTGACGGATGCCAGGCGAGTTACAATCCTGATGACCGAACTGGAACTGATATGATATCAAAGTTGTAATCATGGCTGACTCATTGAGGAATTCTGTACCTAAAGCCTTTGTAGATTATAGCATCACAATTACAGCGCAGTCAAATTAAAAGCCAAGCGCCCAAGTACGTATACGCGTGTGTGAAGAATTACTTGCTATAAAGTGTTTGAACATTTGGAGAgttcagaacaaaacaaacgacTGGAATCCAAGTggaggtgtaaaaaaaaaacgatcatCCTCTGATTTCATGGGAGTAAAGCGTAATTCTATGAGAGTACACAAAGATTGTTCACAGACAGAATGCTGAGAGATTTCCATTTTATTAACATGTAAATTCGTGAAGATTTTTGATttgcacaaatttaaaaatgggCTTGACAAAACCTAAACTACTGGGCTCAATAAAGAAACTTTACCAACGATGAGCTTACGAAAGCCTTTGGTTGATGCAGGGCTATTGTGGTAAATGCGCATTTTCAGCGTGCTTGGAAGTCACCGAAAAATCCACGACTAaagatcaaaataataattcaaacgatttttatttcaaacacgGCATGTAAAAAACAATGGCAACAGCAAAGTGAGAAACTAGTTGAAGTTCACACCCTAAACTTATAATGGGGAAAAGGAATAGCAACAAGCATTTCCCCTCTCACCGATTATGCGATTATAAGAGAGAGAACCAAGGAACAAAACAAATCTGGAGCAAGTAAACCGCGCAGAAAGATGAATCACAAAGTAGTTTTCACATTAATGACACTTGAATCGAAGGTCTAGTACATTGAGACACTCTAACCACAGCCTCGTATTACTAACACCGGACCTATCACTCCGCTGCAcattacaccatctgatgtaaTGCACTTTGGTACATGAAACAGCCTACAATAAAGTTGTGATCGAAGTGTATTTCGAAAGTTTCAACGAAAAGCAGCTCAAGGAGGTTGTCTAGCAAGCAACTCAAGTTTGCGGTTGTTTCGAGTGAGCGCTGGTCCTGACCGCAAACAATTGTTCATGTTAGGCCCCAGGGTCGGCCGAGAATGCGATCTTCACACACTAAGCATCGTTCCCTTTCAATCtcgttttggtttctttttcaaTTCAGGAAAAAGTAATTTCCCGATTCGGGAGACGCGCGTTCTCTATCTTCTTTGTACCTGAGAGGCTATGCTCTGCATTATCACTAGCACCTACCAAGATTCACAGCACGGAGACAATGGTCCGAGTGCAAACATATCAATAATTTTGCGCacaatctatttaaaaatatttctgacagGATGCCGTATAAGGACGTTAGTAAGTACAGGCTGAAGTGTCcctaaaaataactgttttacaTCAATGGCTGGAGGTGAAAGAGCTGCACATTCAGTCAATAAGGCTACACTCCATCAAACATGTCTGCTTGTTTCTCAACTCTTGGTCTGTTATACAGGCAACTTCTTACacatttcaacaacaaaatgaacacaAGTGTATAagcctccacacacacaacctctatcagaaaccaaaaagaaaactaacaacTTATTGAAATACTATGTAACATTTTCATCCAGTTTACTGGAACTGGGGGCACTAAGACATCACTGACCAAAGACAATTCAATTTCCTCTTATTTGAACTTGAGCAGTGCAGTGCTCCCTCTCACGTTGATTGAACAGTTCTGGTGCTAATGTTGGTCTTGCCCTCACAACATGCAAATGACAAGCACGAACGAGACAGATAAAGAACCCTGCTCTACAGTCACAATATTTCagtgtacttaaaaaaataacgtATAGAACACTCATAACATACAAAACACTGTTTTCATGTCTCTTTTGAGAATATTTcctgcattttgtaaacaatataaCTGACACTAAATTTTAAGCATCCATCTGAACAATGCATCAGTTCATGACACTTAAGACAGACTACAAGAAGTCAGAACTTATAAACCAGAAAAACTCTTCACAGGAAGGTGGAGTACAGTTGGGGAGGGGATATATGCTTTAAAATCCCTCACTTGGAAAAGCTTTCTACAAAAGGAATACAATTCTAGGCCAAGGTAAACAGAATAAAGTAAACCCTGCATTGACTGTTGTGACCCCAGTgtactaaataaatgtttatgcatAACTCAGAGCAATTAACATAAATAAGATTTAGTCATCATTATCTATACACATTATTTATGGCACATTCT
Proteins encoded:
- the LOC112574944 gene encoding uncharacterized protein LOC112574944; translation: MGCKLQIMATSTSGYSQSATSTWPASSQSVTSTGLDVNCQGPETEGRQDRYDSQFTEKTVQSATSSWPASSQSATSTGLDVNCQGPETEGRQDRYTEGRQDRYDSQFTEKTFSSADKDEDSSTRKLTPPEKASYSSCDSMETQGSTTSVVLTDARRVTILMTELELI